The Hymenobacter sp. GOD-10R genome includes a window with the following:
- a CDS encoding DUF6575 domain-containing protein, with the protein MMVELNGASLNNFPLKDFNRVADLIYFDGPLLVHYTNHKGHHYLYHWVDSDDTANRWLIYRVTQQNLLNYLRGLEEFKALLETTISEWVLVADINDEGQHTLLQLLSLEDLPEDYIPEENIYYELSFPEYYNTWIEQPIVNSPDSSQGHYEALQNKAIYTNLKPSGNKHGTSPEVPQMVDYLKNINISFVEYAHVNYEKRFASRSNDTKQWNKSIRNIREQAVLRGVDFGLGSFGVALAPDFISSLSVLDQESYNWLKDLPSRFQTEVIDMDFTNPESIDTLSNSYTSDQLIRFLNPYLKIIENEDYQITKADKHFKSIDKPVRSNEKVREVLFEKVNKNDILILDNPEKELVTIVFEKNKDQEISKMTRKQIVSKIVSAKQVNEYTIEINSIEWRGKGYKLRNPLELKATFSGQQYKVREDTTGIEGDGSTSEEAVNKLKERMLRRYDLLKGMIADFRTDEQNSDFDRLKQIVLDEQV; encoded by the coding sequence ATGATGGTAGAACTGAATGGAGCAAGCTTAAATAACTTTCCTCTTAAAGACTTCAATAGGGTTGCAGACCTCATTTACTTTGATGGTCCTCTATTAGTCCATTACACCAATCACAAAGGCCATCATTATCTATACCATTGGGTTGATAGTGATGACACGGCTAACCGTTGGCTTATTTATCGCGTAACCCAGCAGAACTTACTTAACTATTTAAGAGGCTTAGAAGAATTTAAAGCTTTATTAGAAACTACAATCAGCGAATGGGTTCTAGTAGCGGACATTAATGACGAAGGACAGCATACGTTGTTGCAGCTATTATCACTAGAAGACTTACCCGAAGATTATATACCAGAAGAGAATATTTACTACGAACTCTCATTTCCAGAATATTATAATACTTGGATTGAACAACCTATCGTAAATTCACCTGATAGCTCACAAGGTCACTACGAGGCATTACAAAATAAAGCCATATACACAAACTTAAAGCCATCTGGCAACAAACATGGTACTTCACCAGAAGTACCACAAATGGTTGATTACTTAAAAAATATCAACATCTCTTTCGTGGAATATGCTCACGTTAATTATGAAAAGAGATTTGCTAGTAGAAGCAACGACACCAAGCAGTGGAACAAGAGCATTAGAAATATAAGAGAACAGGCAGTATTGCGGGGTGTGGATTTTGGACTTGGTAGTTTTGGTGTTGCTCTTGCACCCGATTTCATTTCTAGTTTAAGCGTTCTTGATCAGGAATCATATAATTGGCTAAAAGATCTACCAAGTCGCTTCCAGACAGAAGTGATAGATATGGACTTTACTAATCCTGAATCTATTGATACTCTAAGCAACAGTTACACTTCAGATCAGCTAATACGCTTCCTAAATCCTTATCTCAAGATAATCGAAAATGAAGACTATCAAATTACCAAAGCAGATAAGCACTTCAAGTCTATAGATAAGCCTGTGCGTTCCAATGAAAAAGTACGTGAAGTACTATTTGAAAAAGTGAATAAAAATGATATACTTATCCTCGATAATCCAGAAAAAGAACTAGTAACAATAGTATTTGAGAAAAACAAAGACCAAGAAATCAGTAAAATGACACGAAAGCAGATTGTATCTAAGATAGTATCTGCAAAGCAAGTAAATGAATATACAATTGAAATCAATTCCATTGAATGGAGAGGGAAGGGATATAAATTGCGTAATCCCTTAGAACTGAAAGCAACTTTTAGTGGGCAGCAATACAAAGTAAGGGAGGATACAACTGGAATAGAAGGCGATGGCTCCACAAGTGAAGAAGCAGTAAATAAATTAAAAGAGAGAATGTTACGTAGATATGACCTCTTAAAAGGTATGATTGCAGATTTTAGAACCGATGAACAAAACAGTGATTTTGATAGACTTAAGCAAATTGTACTAGACGAACAAGTCTAA
- a CDS encoding HNH endonuclease translates to MNNGKWRNWLIHRLVAIRFLPNPENKPTVNHIDGNKLRNSADNLEWATYKEQSEHTIASGMWPAQSMYGLYVTPAGTFTTMKAAAAVLGVAVVTISNRCKGYKGRPAAVGYGFIPSTSQLQKQAA, encoded by the coding sequence ATGAATAACGGCAAGTGGCGGAACTGGTTAATTCACCGCTTAGTAGCCATTAGGTTTTTGCCAAATCCAGAGAATAAGCCTACCGTAAATCACATCGATGGTAATAAACTTCGAAATTCAGCAGACAACTTAGAATGGGCTACCTACAAAGAGCAAAGTGAACACACGATAGCCTCGGGAATGTGGCCCGCCCAAAGCATGTATGGCTTATATGTGACACCAGCTGGTACGTTTACCACCATGAAGGCTGCCGCTGCTGTCCTGGGCGTTGCTGTCGTAACTATAAGCAATCGTTGCAAAGGCTATAAGGGAAGGCCCGCCGCAGTGGGTTATGGCTTTATTCCATCTACTAGTCAACTGCAAAAACAGGCCGCGTAA
- a CDS encoding GNAT family N-acetyltransferase encodes MSSPLQITVAKRTTAIAAQLASFGRQAFYDTFAADNTPEDMAAYLDEAFGEAQQFAELQDPNTVFLLAQMQQELVGSAKLRFGSTLGLAPGKSADSQLEVSRLYVQKDWIGTGLGAVLMRRIIEEARAKGCRSIVLGVWERNERAIAFYQRFGFKTIGNMDFMLGKDLQNDLILRKGL; translated from the coding sequence ATGTCTTCTCCGCTCCAAATCACCGTTGCGAAACGTACTACTGCTATAGCTGCTCAACTTGCTTCTTTCGGTCGCCAAGCATTTTACGACACCTTTGCCGCAGACAATACACCGGAAGATATGGCGGCTTATTTGGATGAAGCCTTTGGCGAGGCACAACAATTTGCTGAGTTGCAGGACCCTAATACCGTTTTTTTGCTAGCGCAAATGCAACAGGAGTTAGTTGGTTCTGCCAAGTTGCGCTTTGGGTCTACACTTGGGCTAGCTCCGGGTAAGTCAGCCGATTCACAGCTAGAGGTGTCGCGCTTGTATGTGCAGAAAGATTGGATCGGGACGGGGTTAGGTGCTGTGCTCATGCGCCGAATTATCGAGGAAGCCCGTGCGAAGGGTTGCCGGAGTATTGTGTTGGGGGTATGGGAGCGCAACGAACGCGCTATTGCCTTCTACCAGCGATTTGGCTTTAAGACTATTGGCAACATGGATTTTATGCTCGGCAAAGACTTACAGAATGACCTCATTTTGCGCAAAGGCTTGTAG
- a CDS encoding site-specific integrase, producing the protein MTRTTEHKEGKATVKVVYYKQKTLADGSHPFMVRITKNRKLKYLATGLSLHPKYWNAEKKEIRRSYPEKAREKLLLDLKEWQTKYEEAAKSLAEADEQHDAPAVAAKAIEGRKAQRRVKLLAYIEELAVGLVKTGQIGNATVYRDLGSQLAKFIGAEYNAPDPPLGKGQEADKATWVQKYDIPFDRVTVNFCNEWEATLRATRVEEITLSLRFRTLRAVLNKAIAAGVAKADSYPFARTVAEKHKFSVGKFDVSTAKRAISREELRKLEAQEPESDRQRLAKDVFLFSFYCAGINFVDLAQLRWKDINGTGETQRLSYVRQKTGGKFSLRLLAPAAVVIDSYRPHTFAGPDSYVFPVLDSKKHTTPTQIKNRLHKVLGQVNKDLKQLGEQAGIATPLTTYVARHSFATTLKMGGYATGIISQAMGHKSEAVTAVYLDSFASDLVDNAFEGLL; encoded by the coding sequence ATGACAAGGACAACGGAGCACAAGGAGGGGAAGGCTACAGTGAAGGTTGTGTACTACAAGCAGAAGACGCTGGCAGATGGCTCGCATCCGTTCATGGTACGCATTACCAAGAATCGGAAGCTAAAGTACTTGGCGACCGGCTTGAGCCTACATCCGAAGTATTGGAATGCTGAAAAGAAGGAAATACGCCGGAGTTATCCCGAGAAGGCAAGAGAGAAGTTACTGCTAGACTTGAAAGAATGGCAGACCAAATACGAGGAGGCCGCTAAGAGCTTAGCAGAGGCCGACGAGCAGCACGACGCGCCGGCCGTTGCAGCCAAAGCTATTGAGGGCCGCAAAGCCCAGCGACGCGTTAAGCTGCTGGCTTACATTGAGGAGTTGGCAGTGGGTTTAGTAAAGACCGGGCAAATAGGTAACGCAACCGTGTACCGCGACCTGGGTAGTCAGCTAGCTAAGTTCATAGGAGCTGAATACAACGCGCCGGATCCGCCATTAGGGAAGGGGCAAGAGGCTGATAAGGCTACTTGGGTGCAGAAATACGACATTCCGTTTGATAGAGTAACTGTAAACTTCTGCAATGAATGGGAAGCCACGCTGCGTGCCACCAGGGTAGAAGAAATTACCCTCTCATTGCGTTTCCGCACGTTACGAGCAGTGCTGAACAAAGCAATTGCAGCAGGAGTAGCTAAAGCGGACAGCTACCCATTTGCTCGTACTGTAGCCGAGAAGCACAAGTTCAGCGTTGGCAAGTTCGACGTGAGCACAGCAAAGCGTGCCATTTCTCGCGAGGAGTTACGCAAGCTGGAAGCGCAGGAGCCAGAGAGCGACCGACAAAGGCTAGCCAAAGATGTATTTCTGTTTTCGTTTTACTGTGCGGGTATCAACTTTGTCGATTTGGCGCAACTCCGATGGAAAGACATAAACGGCACGGGTGAGACGCAACGACTGAGCTATGTGCGGCAAAAAACAGGGGGCAAGTTCTCGCTACGCTTACTAGCTCCTGCTGCCGTTGTCATAGATTCTTACCGCCCGCATACGTTCGCCGGACCTGATAGCTATGTGTTTCCCGTGCTGGATTCAAAAAAGCACACTACCCCAACGCAAATTAAAAACCGGCTGCATAAGGTGCTGGGACAAGTAAACAAAGACCTCAAGCAATTGGGAGAACAGGCTGGCATTGCTACACCCTTAACTACCTACGTAGCGCGGCATTCGTTTGCTACAACGCTGAAGATGGGCGGGTATGCTACAGGGATTATCTCACAGGCAATGGGTCATAAGTCAGAGGCCGTTACGGCTGTTTACCTTGACTCTTTTGCTTCTGATTTAGTAGATAATGCTTTTGAGGGATTACTATAA
- a CDS encoding helix-turn-helix domain-containing protein, protein MSNPFESLGAQLSRIEANQLEVLQYLRTFQSPLPQVGGIELAQEVLRLSKPRIYALVSERAVPHMKRGNRLSFNRAELLQWIQDGHRAERKEV, encoded by the coding sequence ATGAGCAATCCATTTGAGAGTCTAGGGGCTCAGTTAAGCCGGATAGAGGCTAATCAACTAGAGGTGCTGCAATACCTACGCACCTTCCAATCTCCCTTGCCCCAAGTAGGAGGCATAGAGCTAGCCCAAGAAGTGCTACGCTTGAGCAAGCCACGCATCTATGCGCTTGTATCAGAAAGAGCAGTGCCACACATGAAGCGCGGCAACCGTTTAAGCTTCAACCGCGCCGAGCTGCTACAGTGGATACAAGACGGGCACCGCGCCGAACGTAAAGAGGTTTAA
- a CDS encoding B12-binding domain-containing radical SAM protein, translated as MSIFRILLITPPLTQLNTPYPATAYLKGFLGGRGYAVTQADLGLELVLRMFSAAGLKRVFAEIELGRYELSDNARRMVRLQRSYITTIEPVIRFLQNKDNTLAPRICHSRFLPEAARFDNIADLEGAFGTMGLTDQARHLATLYLEDLGDLIKETVGPQFGFSRYAEKLALSATSFEPLYEALQTEPNLVDRILLELMDELLERVQPDVVGFTVPFPGNLYGALRLAGRAKALLPHTKTLMGGGYPNTELRQIKEPRFFDYIDYLTLDDGEGPWLRLLEYLVNEKSRRAELVESAAGVNQASRVRQYFQSFDDSSELLQHAQQEDLLERAKLQRTFLRNEAGEVEYVNFPHPDIPHPEVGTPDYSDLLLTEYLSVIEVLNPMHRLWSDGRWNKLTIAHGCYWKRCSFCDVTLDYISRYETAPATLLVDRIEQIVRQTGQTGFHFVDEAAPPLALRDLAIELLKRRVSITWWGNIRFEKTFSPDLCRLLAAAGCIAVSGGLEVASDRLLALMEKGVTIAQVARVTDGFTQAGIMVHAYLMYGFPTQTAQETVDSLEVVRQLFGAGIVQSGYWHRFSMTAHSPVGKNPAKYNVAAIGPEPGNFAWNDLWHDDPTGANHEQFGPGLAKALYNYMHGVALQEPLQFWFDFKVPRATLPRQLIQQALQEPSKADSAKQNSRLFWLGNSPELRLTDNKKGQRAVLTFYEQAEDFEVKTSPVIGEWLHQLLVKLSFDYDTKVLLKEAASTFPTKAAGLSFEGFLASPTWLLLREKGLLLF; from the coding sequence GTGTCTATCTTCCGCATCCTGCTCATTACGCCGCCGCTAACTCAGCTTAATACGCCGTACCCAGCTACGGCTTACCTGAAGGGTTTTTTGGGCGGACGCGGCTACGCTGTTACGCAAGCCGACCTAGGCTTGGAGTTGGTACTGCGTATGTTTTCAGCGGCCGGGCTGAAGCGCGTATTCGCGGAAATCGAGCTAGGCCGGTACGAGCTCAGCGATAATGCTCGCCGCATGGTGCGCCTGCAACGCAGCTACATTACGACCATTGAGCCAGTAATCCGATTTCTGCAGAACAAAGACAACACCCTAGCTCCGCGTATTTGCCATAGTCGCTTTTTGCCCGAAGCAGCCCGCTTCGACAACATCGCAGATTTGGAAGGCGCGTTCGGCACCATGGGGCTGACCGATCAGGCAAGGCATTTGGCGACGCTTTATCTCGAGGACCTAGGCGACTTGATCAAGGAAACAGTGGGCCCGCAGTTTGGCTTTTCACGTTATGCGGAAAAGCTAGCTTTATCAGCTACCAGCTTCGAGCCGTTGTACGAGGCTTTGCAAACAGAGCCCAATCTCGTAGACCGCATCCTTCTGGAGTTGATGGATGAACTGCTGGAGCGCGTACAGCCAGATGTTGTAGGCTTTACCGTGCCGTTTCCGGGCAACCTTTACGGGGCCTTGCGTTTGGCTGGCCGCGCGAAAGCACTTCTTCCGCACACCAAAACCCTAATGGGCGGCGGGTACCCTAATACCGAGCTGCGCCAGATAAAAGAGCCCCGCTTTTTTGACTACATCGACTATCTAACCCTAGACGACGGCGAAGGCCCGTGGCTGCGGTTGTTAGAATATCTAGTCAACGAAAAAAGCCGTCGTGCAGAGCTAGTCGAATCGGCGGCAGGTGTAAACCAAGCCTCTCGTGTCCGGCAGTATTTCCAATCGTTCGACGATTCGAGTGAGCTACTCCAACACGCTCAGCAGGAGGATCTTTTAGAGCGTGCTAAGCTACAGCGCACCTTCCTGCGCAACGAGGCTGGCGAGGTTGAGTATGTCAACTTCCCGCATCCCGATATCCCGCACCCGGAAGTCGGTACCCCCGACTACTCCGACTTGCTGCTCACTGAGTACTTGTCGGTCATCGAAGTGCTGAACCCTATGCATCGGCTATGGAGTGATGGTCGGTGGAACAAGCTCACTATTGCACACGGCTGTTATTGGAAACGATGCTCGTTCTGCGACGTGACGCTGGATTACATCAGCCGCTACGAAACAGCGCCCGCAACATTACTCGTGGACCGCATCGAGCAAATTGTGCGGCAAACGGGGCAGACTGGTTTCCACTTTGTGGACGAAGCAGCTCCTCCCCTCGCCCTGCGCGACCTAGCTATTGAGTTGCTCAAACGGCGCGTCAGTATCACGTGGTGGGGAAATATTCGTTTCGAGAAGACTTTTTCACCCGACCTATGCCGCTTATTAGCAGCAGCCGGATGTATTGCCGTATCAGGTGGCTTAGAAGTGGCTTCCGACCGCCTGCTTGCCCTGATGGAAAAAGGAGTGACCATTGCACAAGTAGCCCGCGTGACGGATGGCTTCACCCAGGCTGGCATTATGGTACATGCTTACCTAATGTATGGCTTCCCGACCCAAACCGCGCAGGAAACCGTTGATTCGCTGGAGGTGGTGCGTCAGCTATTTGGAGCTGGCATTGTGCAGTCGGGCTATTGGCACCGCTTCTCCATGACGGCTCATTCGCCCGTTGGGAAAAATCCCGCCAAGTACAACGTAGCGGCTATTGGTCCTGAGCCCGGCAACTTCGCTTGGAACGACTTATGGCACGATGATCCTACTGGTGCCAACCACGAGCAGTTTGGTCCTGGCCTCGCCAAAGCATTGTATAACTACATGCACGGTGTCGCTTTGCAGGAACCACTGCAGTTTTGGTTCGATTTCAAAGTACCACGTGCTACTCTGCCGCGGCAGCTTATTCAGCAAGCTCTGCAGGAACCTAGCAAAGCTGATTCTGCTAAGCAAAATTCGCGGCTGTTTTGGCTCGGCAATTCCCCTGAGTTGCGGCTAACTGATAATAAAAAAGGACAGCGGGCGGTGCTTACTTTTTACGAACAAGCAGAGGACTTTGAAGTCAAAACCTCCCCTGTAATCGGTGAGTGGCTGCACCAACTCCTAGTGAAGCTCAGCTTCGATTACGACACTAAGGTCCTACTCAAAGAAGCGGCTAGCACATTCCCCACCAAGGCCGCTGGCCTATCGTTTGAAGGGTTCTTAGCTTCGCCTACCTGGCTGTTGTTGCGTGAAAAAGGGCTGCTCTTGTTCTAA
- a CDS encoding Fic family protein produces MEQYSSTLNIDLAQIDKLKANIEALQPISEEQRQRIFQKYRLDWNYHSNSIEGNSLSYGETVAFLMEGLTAKGKPLKDHLDIRGHNEAINFLLELQKREAELTERDIRELHVMILVEPYESRAETADGQATTKIIQLGQYKTSANHVRTATGEVHYYATPEETPAKMHDLMVWYRENKAETHPLILSALFHHRFVSIHPFDDGNGRMARLLSNLILMQAGYPPIVILQSEKREYYGALSQADAGIDTSLLEYFSERLIRSLDTYLKGAKGEDISDSNDLDKEIALFKASFDDEVLARVELTTPVLEVLLIKSILPLLKKVIEYSSKLNNLFLSSGVKVSIHSIATNEGNYIYDEETVDQFIDSWLGGTSPLLLDKFVGVFSKKSTYRTITLNYSWKSFKASTNPLPSFSEMISITFHNAEYVITAGRTTSIGYMLTKFYPKQLTQDEIDAVTRYFVVAVMDTIKRKQNHTSV; encoded by the coding sequence ATGGAACAGTATTCCTCTACCCTTAATATCGATTTAGCGCAAATTGATAAGCTGAAGGCTAATATTGAAGCTTTACAGCCAATCAGCGAAGAGCAAAGGCAGCGTATTTTTCAGAAGTATCGATTGGATTGGAATTATCATTCTAACTCAATTGAAGGCAACAGTCTGAGCTATGGGGAAACTGTAGCATTTCTAATGGAAGGTCTGACCGCCAAAGGCAAGCCACTAAAAGACCACTTAGATATCCGAGGCCATAACGAGGCTATTAATTTCTTACTAGAGTTACAGAAGCGTGAAGCAGAGTTGACTGAGCGAGACATTCGCGAGTTACACGTAATGATTCTGGTAGAGCCTTACGAGTCTCGAGCCGAAACAGCAGATGGACAAGCTACTACAAAGATCATTCAACTAGGCCAGTACAAGACGTCAGCAAACCACGTGCGAACGGCAACGGGGGAGGTCCACTACTATGCTACGCCGGAGGAAACGCCCGCTAAAATGCACGATTTAATGGTGTGGTATCGGGAAAATAAAGCGGAAACACACCCGCTAATTCTATCGGCTCTATTTCATCATCGGTTTGTTAGCATTCACCCGTTTGATGATGGAAACGGGCGTATGGCACGTTTGCTATCTAATTTGATTCTAATGCAAGCTGGTTATCCTCCTATTGTAATTCTTCAAAGCGAAAAACGCGAATATTATGGTGCACTTAGCCAAGCAGATGCAGGTATTGATACATCATTATTAGAGTATTTTTCAGAGAGACTTATACGGTCATTGGATACTTACTTGAAGGGTGCAAAGGGGGAAGATATTTCTGATTCTAACGATTTAGATAAGGAGATAGCTTTGTTCAAAGCGTCTTTCGACGACGAAGTTCTAGCAAGAGTAGAGTTGACAACACCTGTCTTGGAAGTACTATTGATTAAGTCTATTCTTCCACTATTAAAGAAGGTTATTGAGTACAGTAGTAAGCTCAATAACCTTTTTCTTTCGTCTGGCGTGAAGGTTTCAATTCATTCCATAGCTACCAATGAAGGAAATTATATATATGATGAAGAAACTGTTGATCAATTTATAGATAGTTGGCTCGGAGGAACATCCCCTTTATTACTGGATAAATTTGTTGGGGTATTTTCTAAGAAATCTACTTATAGAACAATAACCTTAAATTACTCATGGAAAAGTTTTAAAGCCAGTACCAATCCATTGCCTAGCTTCTCTGAAATGATATCAATTACTTTTCATAATGCAGAATACGTTATTACGGCAGGTAGGACAACGTCTATTGGCTATATGCTGACTAAGTTTTATCCAAAACAACTGACTCAAGACGAAATAGATGCTGTAACTAGATATTTTGTCGTTGCAGTCATGGATACCATAAAGCGAAAGCAAAACCATACTTCTGTTTAG